DNA from Sulfurimonas xiamenensis:
CGGTCAACGGGCTTAATTTCAGAGTATCGGCGACACTTGAGTCTATCAGCGGTCCTGGTGGGCGTGATGGCTACATTCATATAAATGACGCAAAAAAACTGCTCAGAATTGGGGAGATGCAGATAAGCGAGATTGTTATCCGCCTAAAGAATGTAGATAACCTGCAAAAAGCACTAAAACTCTTAGAGCCGCTAAAACTTATAAAAAACCAAAAAGATAAACCCGTTTTTGAGATTCACAGTTGGGAGAAACTAAGCCCATTTTACAACATAGTAAAGATGCTTGATATCATGGATATATCCATCAAAATTATTCTTATCTCAATTGTTCTTATCTCCATTTTAAATGTAATGGTTATGAGTGTTTATGAGCGCATAAAAGAGATAGGCACGATTGCAGCGATGGGAACGACTCCTTCGACTATTACCAAGCTCTTTTTAGCCGAAGGTCTGATGCTTGGAATTTTTGGAACCACAATCGGTGCCGTGTTCTCTTACATTATTATTTTTATTATAAACGGCATCGGCATAACATTTTCGTTTGGACGCCAAGACGGGCTGCTTCTTACCCCTACTTTGGAAATTGGCGAAGTAGCTCTTGTTAGCCTTATAGTTATTATAATTTCACTTATTGCATCCATCTCACCCGCAAGAAAAGCTGCAAAGCTAAACCCGGTAGATGCTCTAAGACAAAACTAGGAAGATAAAATGAAAATAACCGCTCTTTTACTCACGCTCTCTCTTATGTTAAGTGCAGAGAATATTCTTGAAGATATTGACAGAAAACTAACCCCCGTTTCGGCGCAGATGTACAAAAAGCTTATAAATATAGAGCCTGACGGTTCAAAAAAGGAATTTTTGCTTTTTCAGGCGAAAAAAGACAAGGACAAGATGATCTCGCTATTTTTGGAACCTGAGAGCGACAAAGGGCGTGCAACGCTTCGTCTGGGAGATAATATGTGGCTCTACATCCCAAATGTCGGCAAGCCTCTTCGCATAACATCAATGCAGTCGGTAGTTGGCGGAGTATTTAACAATGCAGACATTATGAGGCTGGATTTTAGCACGGAGTATGATGTTACTTCTTCAAAGGACATGAAAGAGTATCTAGAACTTGAGCTAAAAGCAAAAAATGACACGGTCTCTTACGACAAGCTCATTATGCAAGTGGATAAAAAACACCTGACACCTATCCAGATCGAGTGTTACACCTCAACGGGTATGCTTATCAAAACACTCTACTATAAAGAGCCAAAAGATTTTGGAGACAACATTATCCGCCCTGCTGTGGTAGAGACCGAGTCGCCGATGTATAAAGGTTACAAGTCGGTTATGATCTATGGAAAGATATCGCCAAAAGAGTTTGCTGATGAAGCCTTCACGCTTGATAACCTCTCAAAAGCATCAGATCTTAGACGATAAAACAGCATGTTTAAAGCGCTTCTGCTCATCTCTCTTGCCGCAACAATAG
Protein-coding regions in this window:
- a CDS encoding ABC transporter permease, coding for MKNIIKISFRNLTRSSRRTILTASLITIGVIFVLVYAALSGSFKSYMVAQITDSMMGHIQIHKKGYVESIDNLPLDKNLNKKQLEQITKLLDENPYVQDYTFRLKLGAMFSNYISSTSIRLNAIEPKRETSTLPLFTSRVTGEDPANLKESSLIVPDILAKGMDVKVGDTVVLVATNEKGSVNGLNFRVSATLESISGPGGRDGYIHINDAKKLLRIGEMQISEIVIRLKNVDNLQKALKLLEPLKLIKNQKDKPVFEIHSWEKLSPFYNIVKMLDIMDISIKIILISIVLISILNVMVMSVYERIKEIGTIAAMGTTPSTITKLFLAEGLMLGIFGTTIGAVFSYIIIFIINGIGITFSFGRQDGLLLTPTLEIGEVALVSLIVIIISLIASISPARKAAKLNPVDALRQN
- a CDS encoding outer membrane lipoprotein-sorting protein, which produces MKITALLLTLSLMLSAENILEDIDRKLTPVSAQMYKKLINIEPDGSKKEFLLFQAKKDKDKMISLFLEPESDKGRATLRLGDNMWLYIPNVGKPLRITSMQSVVGGVFNNADIMRLDFSTEYDVTSSKDMKEYLELELKAKNDTVSYDKLIMQVDKKHLTPIQIECYTSTGMLIKTLYYKEPKDFGDNIIRPAVVETESPMYKGYKSVMIYGKISPKEFADEAFTLDNLSKASDLRR